One region of Trinickia violacea genomic DNA includes:
- a CDS encoding ABC transporter substrate-binding protein: protein MQRFPSVALGLPRLAIGCAAAAAMLAPALALAQVKIGLVLSLTGPAASLGIPARDTALMLPREIAGQKIEYIVLDDASDTTQAVQDTQKLISEQHVDAIIGSSTTPNSLAMLDTVASGETPAISLASSAKIIEPVDAKRHWMFKTPQTDAMMASAIAEHASNHGVKTIAYIGQADALGETFYAEVAKFAQIHHIEIVANERFNRTDPSVTGQVLKIMAAKPGAVVVGAAGTPAALPPKTLVQRGYKGTIYHNHGVGNNDFLRVCGADCNGTFLPASPVLVAAQLPGDHPSKRIALDYVARFEAQHGAGSVSAFGAYTWDAGMLLANAIPVALKSGAPGTPAFRHALRDALEATHGLADTNGVVNMSATDHLGLDQRARVMVEIVNGKWAYQAR from the coding sequence ATGCAGCGATTTCCCTCTGTAGCACTTGGCCTTCCGCGCTTGGCCATTGGATGCGCGGCCGCTGCCGCGATGTTGGCGCCGGCGCTGGCGCTCGCTCAAGTCAAGATCGGCCTGGTGCTGTCGCTGACGGGGCCCGCTGCATCGCTCGGCATTCCCGCGCGCGATACGGCGCTGATGCTGCCTCGCGAAATCGCCGGGCAGAAAATCGAATACATCGTGCTCGACGATGCGTCGGACACGACGCAAGCCGTGCAGGACACGCAAAAGCTGATCTCCGAGCAGCACGTCGACGCGATCATCGGCTCGTCGACGACGCCCAACTCGCTCGCGATGCTCGACACCGTGGCGAGCGGCGAGACGCCCGCGATCTCGCTCGCCTCGTCGGCGAAGATCATCGAGCCCGTGGACGCCAAACGCCACTGGATGTTCAAGACGCCGCAAACCGACGCGATGATGGCCTCGGCGATCGCCGAGCACGCGAGCAACCATGGCGTGAAGACGATCGCCTACATCGGCCAGGCCGACGCGCTCGGCGAGACGTTCTACGCCGAAGTCGCGAAGTTCGCGCAGATCCATCACATCGAGATCGTCGCGAACGAGCGCTTCAACCGCACCGATCCGAGCGTGACCGGCCAGGTGCTCAAGATCATGGCGGCGAAGCCCGGCGCGGTCGTGGTCGGCGCGGCCGGCACGCCTGCCGCGCTGCCGCCGAAGACGCTCGTCCAGCGCGGCTACAAGGGGACGATCTATCACAACCACGGCGTCGGCAATAACGACTTCCTGCGCGTGTGCGGCGCCGACTGCAACGGCACGTTCCTGCCCGCGAGCCCCGTGCTCGTCGCCGCGCAACTTCCCGGCGACCATCCTTCGAAGCGCATCGCGCTCGATTACGTCGCGCGTTTCGAAGCGCAGCATGGCGCGGGCAGCGTGTCGGCGTTTGGCGCGTATACGTGGGACGCGGGGATGCTGCTCGCCAACGCGATACCGGTTGCGCTGAAGAGCGGCGCGCCCGGCACGCCGGCGTTCCGCCACGCGCTGCGCGACGCGCTCGAAGCGACGCACGGGCTCGCCGACACGAACGGCGTCGTCAACATGAGCGCGACCGATCACCTCGGGCTCGACCAACGCGCCCGCGTGATGGTGGAGATCGTCAACGGCAAGTGGGCGTACCAGGCGCGGTGA
- a CDS encoding acid-shock protein — protein sequence MKKLTLLCVALSLVGGSSVVWAQGGASEASATSSYSAPKEEHHKKPKKAKQKKGASSETAAPAGASQ from the coding sequence ATGAAGAAGCTGACGTTGCTGTGTGTTGCGCTGTCGCTGGTGGGGGGATCGTCGGTCGTTTGGGCTCAGGGCGGAGCGTCCGAAGCGAGCGCGACGAGCTCCTACTCGGCCCCGAAGGAAGAGCATCACAAGAAGCCGAAGAAGGCGAAGCAGAAAAAAGGCGCCAGCTCGGAGACAGCGGCACCGGCAGGCGCCAGTCAGTAA
- a CDS encoding PhaM family polyhydroxyalkanoate granule multifunctional regulatory protein, with translation MTDNAGAMPPFPGFPGFPPAEMLDKMWDMMRLTPFGSAFPGMQPGAAQGFSPSLSAVSDMMSPLMSVEELDKRITDMRAVEQWLKLNLNMLQSAIQALEVQRATLATLRAFGSFAQASMAQAAQEAQGAAAKAAETASWARSSAAAPNAQPDATASNAEAPKEEPAAEGASGAPGAAPFDPSGWWNLLQTQFNQLAQFAMAQPGAAPGAEHAEASDVAEFAKDAEEEAQAAAKAATDKTAGEAAKPAAAKRPAAKRAAPKSGAKAAGTPPEDK, from the coding sequence ATGACCGACAACGCCGGCGCCATGCCGCCCTTTCCGGGTTTCCCGGGTTTTCCGCCTGCCGAAATGCTCGACAAGATGTGGGACATGATGCGTCTCACGCCGTTCGGCTCCGCGTTTCCGGGCATGCAGCCCGGCGCCGCTCAGGGGTTTTCGCCGTCGCTGTCCGCGGTGTCGGACATGATGTCCCCGCTCATGAGCGTCGAGGAGCTCGACAAGCGCATCACCGATATGCGCGCGGTCGAGCAGTGGCTCAAGCTCAATCTGAACATGCTGCAATCGGCGATCCAGGCGCTCGAGGTGCAGCGCGCCACGCTCGCGACGCTGCGCGCGTTTGGCTCGTTCGCGCAGGCGTCGATGGCGCAGGCGGCTCAGGAAGCGCAAGGGGCTGCTGCGAAGGCGGCGGAGACGGCGTCGTGGGCGCGGTCGTCCGCGGCGGCGCCGAATGCGCAGCCCGACGCGACGGCGAGCAACGCGGAGGCGCCCAAGGAAGAGCCCGCCGCCGAGGGCGCATCGGGTGCCCCGGGTGCGGCGCCGTTCGATCCGTCCGGCTGGTGGAATCTGCTGCAAACGCAGTTCAACCAGCTCGCGCAGTTCGCGATGGCGCAGCCGGGCGCGGCGCCGGGGGCCGAGCACGCGGAGGCGTCGGACGTGGCCGAATTCGCCAAGGATGCCGAAGAGGAAGCGCAAGCTGCCGCAAAGGCGGCCACGGACAAAACGGCGGGCGAGGCCGCCAAGCCGGCGGCGGCCAAGCGGCCGGCGGCGAAGCGCGCCGCGCCCAAGTCCGGCGCCAAGGCGGCGGGCACGCCGCCCGAGGACAAATAA
- a CDS encoding homocysteine S-methyltransferase family protein, giving the protein MNQPASTAAAPRATHYTRGAALPALLESRILILDGAMGTMIQRYKLDEARYRGERFKDYGRDIKGNNELLSLTQPQIIREIHEQYLAAGADIIETNTFGATTVAQADYGMESLAVEMNVESAKLARAACDKYATPDKPRFVAGAIGPTPKTASISPDVNDPGARNVTFDELRAAYYEQAKALLDGGADLFLVETIFDTLNAKAALFALDELFEDTGERLPIMISGTVTDASGRILSGQTVEAFWNSLRHAKPLTFGLNCALGAALMRPYIAELSKLCDAYVSCYPNAGLPNPMSDTGFDETPDVTSGLLKEFAQAGLVNIAGGCCGTTPDHIAAIAKALAEVKPRKWPSQYRDAA; this is encoded by the coding sequence ATGAACCAGCCCGCCTCCACCGCTGCCGCTCCTCGCGCGACACACTACACGCGCGGCGCGGCGCTGCCCGCGCTGCTCGAATCGCGCATCCTGATTCTCGACGGCGCAATGGGCACGATGATCCAGCGCTACAAGCTCGACGAAGCCCGCTATCGCGGCGAGCGCTTCAAGGACTATGGACGCGACATCAAGGGCAACAACGAACTGCTGTCGCTCACGCAGCCGCAGATCATCCGCGAGATTCACGAGCAGTATCTCGCGGCGGGCGCGGACATCATCGAGACCAACACCTTCGGCGCGACCACGGTCGCTCAGGCCGACTACGGGATGGAATCGCTCGCGGTCGAAATGAACGTCGAGTCCGCGAAGCTCGCGCGCGCCGCGTGCGACAAATACGCGACGCCCGACAAACCCCGCTTCGTCGCGGGCGCGATCGGACCGACGCCGAAGACGGCGAGCATCTCGCCCGACGTCAACGATCCCGGCGCGCGCAACGTCACCTTCGACGAATTGCGTGCGGCGTATTACGAGCAGGCGAAGGCGCTGCTCGACGGCGGCGCCGACTTGTTCCTCGTCGAAACGATCTTCGACACGCTGAACGCCAAGGCCGCACTGTTCGCCTTGGACGAGCTCTTCGAAGACACCGGCGAGCGCCTGCCGATCATGATCTCGGGCACCGTCACCGATGCCTCGGGCCGCATTCTGTCGGGGCAGACGGTCGAGGCGTTCTGGAATTCGCTGCGTCATGCGAAGCCGCTCACGTTCGGCCTGAACTGCGCGCTCGGCGCAGCGCTGATGCGCCCGTACATCGCCGAATTGTCGAAGCTCTGCGATGCGTATGTGTCGTGCTATCCGAACGCGGGCTTGCCGAATCCGATGAGCGACACGGGCTTCGATGAAACGCCCGACGTCACCTCCGGCTTGCTCAAGGAATTCGCGCAGGCGGGCCTCGTGAACATCGCGGGCGGCTGCTGCGGCACGACGCCGGACCACATCGCGGCCATCGCCAAAGCACTCGCCGAAGTGAAGCCGCGCAAGTGGCCGAGCCAGTATCGCGACGCGGCCTGA
- a CDS encoding BTH_I0359 family protein, with product MQMIYNSPNYCVVEFPPQDGHLAMRAGGYEIVDKNAQREIFIEGAMAARFREHVQRLIEEEPSLDEVDEFLGQFDSLMNQPVVLH from the coding sequence ATGCAAATGATCTACAACAGCCCGAACTACTGCGTCGTCGAATTTCCGCCGCAGGACGGCCATCTCGCAATGCGGGCGGGTGGCTATGAGATCGTCGACAAGAACGCGCAGCGTGAAATTTTTATCGAAGGCGCAATGGCCGCTCGCTTTCGCGAGCATGTCCAACGTTTGATCGAGGAAGAGCCCTCGCTCGATGAGGTCGATGAGTTTCTGGGGCAGTTCGACAGTCTGATGAACCAGCCGGTGGTGCTCCACTAA
- a CDS encoding fumarylacetoacetate hydrolase family protein, which produces MKLATLKDGSRDGQLIVVSRDLRTAAIADAIAPTLQRALDDWPFYAPQLQDLYDALNQGRARNTFSFDAKDCMAPLPRAFQWADGSAYVNHVELVRRARGAEMPPEFWTDPLMYQGGSDDFIGPKDDIVCASEAFGIDFEAEVAVITSDVPMGATPEQALKGVRLLMLVNDVSLRNLIPAELAKGFGFFQSKPATSFSPVAVTPDELGEHWREGRVHRPMIVHWNDKKVGQPEAGVDMVFHFGQLIAHAAKTRNLRAGAIVGSGTVSNQDAKRGYCCIAEKRCLETIEHGAAQTEFMKYGDTVRIEMFDEAGKSIFGSIEQSVAPLDGAG; this is translated from the coding sequence ATGAAACTTGCCACGCTGAAGGACGGCTCGCGCGACGGCCAACTGATCGTCGTCTCCCGCGACTTGCGCACTGCCGCCATTGCCGACGCGATCGCGCCGACGCTGCAGCGCGCGCTCGACGACTGGCCGTTCTACGCGCCGCAGCTCCAGGATCTGTACGACGCGCTGAACCAGGGCCGCGCGCGCAACACGTTCTCGTTCGACGCGAAGGATTGCATGGCGCCGCTGCCGCGCGCGTTCCAGTGGGCCGACGGCTCCGCCTACGTGAACCACGTCGAGCTCGTGCGGCGCGCACGCGGCGCCGAGATGCCGCCCGAGTTCTGGACCGATCCGCTGATGTACCAGGGCGGCAGCGATGACTTCATCGGCCCGAAGGACGACATCGTCTGCGCATCGGAGGCATTCGGCATCGATTTCGAGGCGGAAGTCGCGGTGATCACGTCCGATGTGCCGATGGGCGCGACGCCCGAGCAGGCGCTAAAGGGCGTGCGGCTCCTGATGCTCGTCAACGACGTATCGCTGCGCAACCTGATCCCGGCCGAGCTCGCGAAAGGCTTCGGTTTCTTCCAAAGCAAGCCGGCGACGTCGTTCTCGCCGGTCGCCGTGACGCCTGACGAACTCGGCGAGCACTGGCGCGAAGGGCGCGTGCATCGTCCGATGATCGTCCACTGGAACGACAAGAAAGTCGGCCAGCCCGAGGCGGGCGTCGACATGGTCTTCCACTTCGGCCAACTGATCGCGCACGCGGCGAAGACGCGCAACCTGCGTGCCGGGGCGATCGTCGGCTCGGGCACGGTTTCGAACCAGGACGCAAAGCGCGGCTACTGTTGCATCGCCGAGAAGCGCTGTCTCGAGACGATCGAGCACGGCGCGGCGCAGACCGAATTCATGAAGTACGGCGACACGGTGAGGATCGAGATGTTCGACGAGGCGGGCAAGTCGATCTTCGGTTCGATCGAGCAGTCGGTCGCGCCGCTGGACGGCGCGGGCTGA
- a CDS encoding IclR family transcriptional regulator, producing MSASTRLGTAKATLDPSSAADPADDDLVDSADSADSTDESAEEKVRSGIQSIEVGFRLLDVLTREPRAMMLRDLAQRAGMSPAKAHRYLVSFQRLGAVAQDPVSGRYELGGFALQMGLARLARVDGVKLARLALADLRDRLDQTLGIAVWGNQGPTVVHWTESSHPAKASLKLGDVMPLLGSATGLLFAAYLPRSKTDAMIERELADSRHTAYGNGPRTAEELERALTEVREHEGARVEGMLLPTIHAFCVPVFDAEGDLALGLIALGHEGVFDIRWEGEIAVELHACAKKLSYELGYSPTPR from the coding sequence ATGTCCGCCTCCACCCGCCTCGGCACCGCCAAAGCCACGCTCGACCCATCCTCCGCAGCCGATCCGGCCGACGACGATCTCGTCGACTCGGCTGACTCGGCCGACTCGACGGACGAAAGCGCCGAAGAAAAAGTCCGCTCGGGGATTCAATCGATCGAAGTCGGCTTTCGTCTGCTCGACGTGCTCACCCGCGAGCCGCGCGCGATGATGCTGCGCGACCTCGCGCAGCGCGCGGGAATGAGTCCTGCGAAGGCGCACCGGTATCTGGTGAGCTTCCAGCGGCTCGGCGCGGTCGCGCAAGATCCCGTGTCCGGGCGCTATGAACTCGGCGGCTTCGCGCTGCAGATGGGGCTTGCGCGTCTTGCGCGCGTCGACGGCGTGAAGCTCGCGCGCCTCGCGCTCGCCGACCTTCGCGATCGGCTCGACCAGACCCTGGGCATCGCGGTGTGGGGCAACCAGGGGCCGACCGTCGTGCACTGGACCGAGTCGAGCCATCCGGCCAAGGCGTCGCTGAAGCTCGGCGATGTGATGCCGCTGCTCGGTTCCGCGACCGGTCTCCTCTTCGCTGCGTATTTGCCGCGCAGCAAAACCGACGCGATGATCGAGCGCGAGCTCGCGGATTCGCGGCACACGGCGTACGGCAACGGGCCGCGCACGGCCGAGGAGCTCGAGCGCGCACTGACCGAAGTGCGGGAACATGAAGGCGCACGCGTCGAAGGCATGCTGCTGCCGACAATCCACGCGTTCTGCGTGCCGGTGTTCGATGCCGAAGGCGACCTCGCGCTCGGACTGATCGCGCTTGGACACGAAGGCGTGTTCGATATCCGCTGGGAAGGCGAAATCGCCGTCGAGCTGCACGCCTGCGCGAAAAAACTGTCCTATGAACTCGGGTATAGTCCGACGCCACGGTAG
- a CDS encoding enoyl-CoA hydratase/isomerase family protein: MNDAPFYAHYKSLRLRRHPHGILEIVMSGEGANKSNLATADEQMHRELAEIWRDVDRDPETRVAVIRGEGKGFSAGGDLHLVEQMATHFEVRARVWREARDLVYNVINCGKPIVSAMHGPAVGAGLVAGLLADISIAAKSARIIDGHTRLGVAAGDHAAIVWPLLCGMAKAKYYLMLCEPVSGEEAERIGLVSLAVDDNDLLPKAFEVATKLANGSQTAIRWTKYALNNWLRMAGPSFDTSLALEFMGFSGPDVHEGVSSLRERRAPDFPGGDPF; encoded by the coding sequence ATGAACGACGCTCCCTTCTATGCCCACTACAAGTCATTGCGCCTGCGCCGGCATCCGCACGGCATCCTCGAAATCGTGATGAGCGGCGAGGGCGCGAACAAGAGCAACCTCGCCACCGCCGACGAGCAGATGCACCGCGAGCTCGCCGAGATCTGGCGCGACGTCGACCGCGATCCCGAGACGCGCGTCGCCGTGATCCGCGGCGAGGGCAAGGGCTTTTCGGCGGGCGGCGATCTGCACCTCGTCGAGCAGATGGCGACGCATTTCGAGGTGCGCGCGCGCGTCTGGCGCGAGGCGCGCGACCTCGTCTACAACGTGATCAATTGCGGCAAGCCGATCGTGTCGGCGATGCATGGACCGGCGGTCGGCGCGGGGCTCGTCGCCGGGTTGCTCGCGGACATTTCGATCGCGGCAAAGAGCGCGCGCATCATCGACGGCCATACGCGCCTGGGTGTCGCGGCCGGCGATCATGCCGCGATCGTCTGGCCGCTGTTGTGCGGCATGGCGAAGGCGAAGTACTACCTGATGCTGTGCGAGCCCGTGAGCGGCGAGGAAGCGGAGCGCATCGGGCTCGTCTCGCTCGCGGTCGACGACAACGATCTGCTGCCGAAGGCGTTCGAAGTCGCGACCAAGCTCGCGAACGGCTCGCAGACCGCGATCCGCTGGACCAAGTACGCGTTGAACAACTGGCTGCGCATGGCGGGGCCGTCGTTCGATACGTCGCTCGCGCTCGAATTCATGGGCTTTTCGGGGCCGGACGTGCACGAAGGCGTGAGTTCGCTGCGCGAGCGCCGCGCGCCGGATTTTCCGGGCGGCGATCCGTTCTGA
- the metH gene encoding methionine synthase, producing MTDHTMRLSGLEPFNVTSGTLFINVGERTNVTGSKAFARMILNGQFDEALAVARQQVENGAQVIDVNMDEAMLDSKAAMVRFMNLIASEPDIARVPIMIDSSKWEVIEAGLKCVQGKAIVNSISLKEGEAAFRHHANLIRRYGAAAVVMAFDEQGQADTFARKTQICKRSYDFLVNEVGFPPEDIIFDPNIFAVATGIEEHNNYAVDFIEATRWIKQNLPYAKVSGGVSNVSFSFRGNDPVREAIHTVFLYYAIQAGMDMGIVNAGQLGVYADLDPELRERVEDVILNRRDDATDRLLEIADKFKTGAAKKEENLEWRNQPVEKRLAHALVHGITNFIVDDTEEVRAKIAAEGGRPINVIEGPLMDGMNIVGDLFGQGKMFLPQVVKSARVMKQAVAHLIPFIEEEKRQLAAAGGDVRAKGKIVIATVKGDVHDIGKNIVSVVLQCNNFEVVNMGVMVPCNEILAKAKVEGADIIGLSGLITPSLEEMAYVAAEMQRDDYFRVKKIPLLIGGATTSRVHTAVKIAPNYEGPVVYVPDASRSVSVASSLLSDQGAAKYLDELKADYDRIRHQHANKKAQPMVTLAEARANKTKIDWAGYQPVKPKFIGRRLFKNYDLNELANYIDWGPFFQTWDLAGPYPAILNDEIVGESARRVFSDAKSMLARLIQGRWLTANGVIALLPANTVNDDDIEIYTDETRSQVALTWRNLRQQSVRPVVDGVMRPNRSLADFIAPKESGVADYIGMFAVTAGIGVDVKEKQFEADHDDYSAIMLKALADRFAEAFAEAMHARVRRDLWGYAAGETLDNDALIAEKYAGIRPAPGYPACPDHLVKRDMFAALQAEEIGMSVTESLAMLPAASVSGFYMAHPDSTYFSVGKIGRDQLDDFAQRMSLSTTDAERALAPLL from the coding sequence ATGACCGATCACACGATGCGCCTGTCCGGCCTCGAGCCGTTCAACGTCACTTCCGGAACGCTCTTCATCAACGTCGGCGAACGCACGAACGTGACCGGCTCGAAGGCATTCGCGCGCATGATCCTCAACGGCCAGTTCGACGAGGCGCTCGCCGTCGCGCGCCAGCAGGTCGAGAACGGCGCGCAGGTCATCGACGTCAACATGGACGAAGCGATGCTCGATTCGAAAGCGGCGATGGTGCGCTTCATGAATCTGATCGCATCGGAGCCGGACATCGCGCGCGTGCCGATCATGATCGACTCGTCGAAGTGGGAAGTGATCGAAGCGGGCTTGAAGTGCGTGCAGGGCAAGGCGATCGTCAATTCGATCTCGCTGAAGGAAGGCGAAGCGGCGTTCCGGCACCACGCGAACCTGATTCGCCGCTATGGCGCCGCGGCCGTCGTGATGGCGTTCGACGAGCAAGGCCAGGCCGACACCTTCGCGCGCAAGACCCAGATCTGCAAGCGCTCCTACGACTTCCTCGTCAACGAAGTGGGCTTCCCGCCCGAAGACATCATCTTCGATCCGAACATCTTCGCGGTCGCGACCGGCATCGAAGAGCACAACAACTATGCGGTCGACTTCATCGAAGCGACGCGCTGGATCAAGCAGAACCTGCCGTATGCCAAGGTGAGCGGCGGGGTGTCGAACGTGTCGTTCTCGTTTCGCGGCAACGACCCGGTGCGCGAAGCGATCCACACCGTGTTCCTCTACTACGCGATCCAGGCGGGGATGGACATGGGCATCGTCAACGCGGGCCAGCTCGGCGTGTATGCGGATCTCGATCCCGAGCTGCGCGAGCGCGTCGAGGACGTGATCCTCAATCGCCGCGACGACGCCACTGACCGCCTGCTGGAGATCGCCGACAAGTTCAAGACCGGCGCCGCGAAGAAAGAAGAGAACCTCGAGTGGCGCAACCAGCCCGTCGAGAAGCGTCTCGCGCATGCGCTCGTGCACGGCATCACGAACTTCATCGTCGACGATACCGAGGAAGTGCGCGCGAAGATCGCAGCGGAAGGCGGACGCCCGATCAACGTGATCGAAGGCCCGCTGATGGACGGCATGAACATCGTCGGCGACCTGTTTGGGCAGGGCAAGATGTTCCTGCCGCAGGTCGTGAAGTCGGCGCGCGTGATGAAGCAAGCGGTTGCGCACCTGATCCCGTTCATCGAGGAAGAGAAGCGGCAGCTCGCGGCAGCGGGCGGCGACGTGCGTGCCAAAGGCAAGATCGTCATCGCCACCGTGAAGGGCGACGTGCACGACATCGGCAAGAATATCGTGTCGGTCGTGCTCCAGTGCAACAACTTCGAAGTGGTCAACATGGGCGTGATGGTCCCGTGCAACGAGATCCTCGCGAAAGCGAAGGTCGAAGGTGCGGACATCATCGGCCTCTCCGGCCTCATTACGCCGAGCCTCGAGGAAATGGCCTACGTCGCCGCTGAAATGCAGCGCGACGACTACTTCCGCGTCAAGAAGATTCCGCTCTTGATCGGCGGCGCCACGACCTCGCGCGTCCATACCGCCGTCAAGATCGCGCCGAACTACGAAGGCCCTGTGGTGTATGTGCCGGATGCATCGCGTTCGGTGTCGGTCGCGTCGAGCCTGCTGTCCGACCAAGGCGCCGCGAAGTATCTCGACGAGCTCAAGGCCGACTACGATCGCATTCGCCATCAGCACGCGAACAAGAAGGCGCAGCCGATGGTGACGCTGGCCGAGGCGCGCGCGAACAAGACGAAGATCGATTGGGCGGGATACCAGCCGGTCAAGCCGAAGTTCATCGGCCGCCGCTTGTTCAAGAACTATGATCTGAACGAGCTCGCGAACTACATCGATTGGGGTCCGTTCTTCCAGACCTGGGACTTGGCCGGCCCCTACCCGGCGATCCTGAACGACGAGATCGTCGGCGAATCGGCGCGGCGCGTGTTCTCCGACGCGAAGTCGATGCTCGCGCGGCTGATCCAGGGCCGCTGGCTCACCGCGAACGGCGTGATCGCGCTCTTGCCGGCGAACACCGTCAACGATGACGACATCGAGATCTACACCGACGAGACCCGCTCCCAAGTCGCGCTCACGTGGCGCAATCTGCGCCAGCAGAGCGTGCGTCCGGTGGTGGACGGCGTGATGCGGCCGAACCGGTCGCTCGCCGACTTCATCGCGCCGAAGGAATCGGGCGTCGCCGACTACATCGGCATGTTCGCGGTGACGGCAGGCATCGGCGTCGACGTGAAGGAAAAGCAGTTCGAAGCCGATCACGACGACTACAGCGCGATCATGCTCAAGGCGCTCGCCGACCGTTTCGCCGAAGCCTTCGCCGAGGCGATGCACGCGCGCGTGCGGCGCGACCTGTGGGGCTACGCGGCCGGCGAAACGCTCGACAACGACGCCCTGATCGCAGAAAAGTACGCCGGCATCCGCCCGGCGCCGGGCTACCCGGCGTGCCCCGATCACCTCGTGAAGCGCGACATGTTCGCCGCGCTGCAGGCCGAGGAGATCGGCATGAGCGTGACCGAATCGCTCGCGATGCTGCCGGCGGCGAGCGTGTCGGGCTTCTACATGGCGCATCCGGACAGCACGTATTTCTCGGTGGGCAAGATCGGCCGCGACCAGCTCGACGACTTCGCGCAGCGGATGTCGCTGTCGACGACCGACGCCGAGCGTGCCCTGGCGCCTTTGCTGTAA
- a CDS encoding DUF1840 domain-containing protein encodes MMVTFKCHAAPDVIMLENLAQYLVGIVGKQLGKRGVITHDELGTAISKLEAAIVTDKKDRAEHEGHYHEGEDGHLHHELPVGLAQRSFPFLDMLRAAQKENVDVLWGV; translated from the coding sequence ATGATGGTTACTTTCAAATGCCATGCCGCGCCTGATGTGATCATGCTCGAGAATCTCGCGCAGTATCTCGTCGGCATCGTCGGCAAGCAGCTCGGCAAGCGCGGCGTGATCACGCATGATGAACTGGGCACCGCGATCTCGAAGCTCGAAGCCGCGATCGTCACCGACAAGAAGGACCGTGCCGAGCACGAAGGCCACTACCATGAAGGCGAAGACGGGCACTTGCATCACGAGCTGCCCGTCGGTCTTGCGCAGCGCTCGTTCCCGTTCCTCGACATGCTGCGCGCCGCGCAGAAGGAAAACGTCGACGTGCTGTGGGGCGTTTGA
- a CDS encoding DUF3108 domain-containing protein encodes MSSTLTKPNTVAAREPRVPSPRGWRWAAVLVAVLAMHWVAGEWFEHHRDTFNSTDEAHAPVQVALLTPQRIERKPASEAPRPAPAAHASKPRSAGEHGLSAIHPDATPKATTTAVASDATAASAPATATAAATTAASGTAAGNAHPSNAVAAQPSPGLKFSVPPSGDLNYDTFYNGVQNQPGTIHWSSDGQSYEMVVAVPLPFVGTFSYSSHGRIDAFGLAPEQYIEKRGRRPEDVTIFNHTTKQIAFTKTPATLALPDGAQDRFSLVMQLASLVRGAPNTYQPGVTRQFYVADNDSGQIWPIETIGDETVHTRGGFVAARHFMRLPRQDGDKRRIDVWLAPSLGWLPVRILQTEPNGTQFELLWRGKLAEPGAAGTQDAQDTQGTDDANSTVSPGTFANSGVVFTHEKP; translated from the coding sequence ATGTCGTCCACTCTCACCAAGCCCAATACCGTCGCTGCGCGCGAGCCTCGCGTGCCGTCGCCGCGCGGCTGGCGCTGGGCCGCGGTGCTGGTCGCGGTGCTCGCGATGCACTGGGTCGCGGGCGAGTGGTTCGAGCATCATCGCGACACGTTCAACTCGACGGACGAGGCCCATGCCCCGGTTCAAGTCGCACTGCTGACACCGCAGCGCATCGAGCGCAAACCCGCGAGCGAGGCGCCGCGTCCGGCGCCAGCCGCGCACGCGAGCAAACCGCGCTCAGCGGGCGAGCATGGGCTGAGCGCGATCCATCCGGACGCAACGCCGAAAGCCACAACGACAGCAGTAGCGTCGGATGCCACGGCGGCAAGCGCTCCCGCCACGGCAACGGCCGCCGCCACAACGGCCGCCAGCGGCACCGCCGCCGGCAACGCCCACCCAAGCAACGCTGTCGCCGCGCAGCCGAGCCCGGGTCTCAAGTTCTCCGTCCCGCCATCGGGTGACCTGAACTACGACACTTTCTACAACGGCGTGCAAAATCAACCGGGCACGATCCACTGGTCGAGCGACGGCCAGAGTTACGAGATGGTGGTCGCGGTGCCGCTGCCGTTCGTCGGCACGTTCTCGTATTCGAGCCACGGCCGCATCGACGCCTTCGGTCTCGCCCCCGAGCAATACATCGAAAAACGCGGACGCCGTCCCGAAGACGTCACGATCTTCAATCACACGACGAAACAAATCGCCTTCACAAAGACGCCGGCCACGCTCGCGCTCCCCGACGGCGCGCAGGACCGCTTCAGCCTCGTGATGCAGCTCGCGAGCCTCGTGCGCGGCGCCCCGAACACGTATCAGCCAGGCGTCACCCGCCAGTTCTACGTGGCGGACAACGACAGCGGACAGATCTGGCCGATCGAAACGATCGGAGACGAGACGGTCCACACCCGCGGCGGCTTCGTCGCCGCCCGCCACTTCATGCGCCTGCCGCGCCAGGACGGTGACAAGCGGCGAATCGACGTGTGGCTCGCGCCGTCGCTCGGCTGGCTGCCGGTGCGCATCCTGCAAACGGAACCGAACGGCACGCAGTTCGAGCTGCTGTGGCGCGGCAAGCTCGCCGAACCGGGCGCCGCCGGCACGCAAGATGCGCAAGATACGCAAGGCACGGATGATGCGAACAGTACGGTCAGCCCGGGAACTTTCGCGAACAGCGGCGTGGTCTTCACCCACGAGAAGCCTTGA